Proteins encoded in a region of the Vicia villosa cultivar HV-30 ecotype Madison, WI linkage group LG5, Vvil1.0, whole genome shotgun sequence genome:
- the LOC131606609 gene encoding acyl-CoA--sterol O-acyltransferase 1-like produces the protein MESNILNLMKVYPLVFISLTYCFWIRSFVSPGAKRLFCLLPIICLNLFIPLTFTSVHLSGNLGFFLAWLANFKLLLFAFNKGPLSSDPSISLPRFVALACLPIKIQQNNKNPNKPHDRIGQTPIPDLSKANASKSSNFTFLQYAIKFLLLGVLVKLYDYSDHIHPKVILGMYCFHIYFLLEIILAIVAAFARNILGLELEPQFNNPIISTSLQDFWGKRWNLMVTSILRPTVYEPTLKAGKIVVGSKWAPLPAVFGTFVVSGLMHELILFYMGKMEPTFRMFGFFVLHGVCLTVEIALKKVLTDRWRLPRLVSGPLTVGFVFGTCFWLFLPEFIRCRLDVMAFQEYAALGVFVKNLTSAF, from the coding sequence atggaaagtAACATATTGAATCTGATGAAGGTGTATCCCTTAGTTTTCATATCCTTAACTTACTGTTTTTGGATTCGGTCATTTGTTTCACCAGGAGCAAAAAGACTTTTCTGTCTTCTTCCCATCATTTGTCTCAATCTCTTCATTCCTCTCACGTTTACATCTGTACACTTAAGTGGTAACTTAGGATTTTTCTTGGCCTGGCTTGCAAACTTCAAACTCTTACTATTTGCTTTCAACAAAGGCCCTTTATCCTCTGATCCATCAATCTCTCTTCCTCGTTTTGTAGCTCTTGCGTGTCTTCCAATCAAGatccaacaaaacaacaaaaatcctAACAAACCCCATGATAGAATTGGTCAAACTCCAATCCCAGATCTATCTAAAGCTAATGCATCAAAAAGTTCTAATTTTACATTTCTTCAATATGCTATAAAGTTTCTTCTATTGGGGGTTTTGGTTAAACTTTATGATTACAGTGACCATATTCACCCGAAGGTTATCTTGGGTATGTACTGTTTTCACATCTATTTTTTATTGGAAATTATCTTAGCAATTGTTGCAGCATTTGCTAGAAACATTTTGGGATTGGAATTGGAACCACAATTTAACAATCCAATAATCTCAACCTCACTTCAAGATTTCTGGGGAAAGAGGTGGAACCTGATGGTCACAAGCATCCTCCGACCTACAGTGTACGAGCCAACGCTGAAAGCAGGGAAGATCGTTGTTGGATCTAAGTGGGCCCCGCTACCAGCGGTGTTTGGAACATTTGTGGTCTCCGGTTTGATGCATGAGCTTATACTGTTTTACATGGGGAAGATGGAACCAACGTTTAGGATGTTTGGGTTTTTTGTTCTTCATGGAGTGTGTTTGACGGTGGAGATTGCGTTGAAGAAGGTGCTGACGGACAGGTGGCGGTTGCCGAGATTGGTGAGTGGACCGTTGACCGTTGGATTTGTTTTTGGTACCTGCTTTTGGTTGTTTCTGCCGGAGTTTATACGATGTCGGCTTGATGTTATGGCGTTTCAGGAGTATGCTGCTCTAGGGGTGTTTGTCAAAAATCTCACTTCTGCGTTTTGA